In the genome of Calditrichota bacterium, the window TAATGTACGATGCTGTCTGTATTGGAAGTCAGAATTATATGAATCTTGCAGAGGAAGTCCTTGGTGAAAAAAACAAATAGGCTCGGCCGCGGATTAAACGCGCTTATCCCCGATACAAAATCTGCACCAATTAGCGAAGATGCAACCCTTCTGGAAATAGAGGTTTTGCTAATCCGCCCAAATCCATATCAACCACGTTTGGAGTTTGATCCTGTTGCTTTACAGGAATTAAAATCTTCCATCGAAGAAAATGGTGTTATTCAGCCAATTACAGTGCGCCGGGTTGATGACCATTATGAGTTGATATCTGGTGAAAGACGTTTACGTGCTGTCACAGAAATCGGGTTGGATAAAGTTCCTTGTTATATCCGCCAAATTGAAACCAAAGAAGAAATGCTTGAGCTGGCCATTATTGAAAATGTTCAGCGCGAACGTTTAAATCCTATCGAGCAGGCACAGGCTTATCAAAGATTGATAGATGAATGTAAATTAACTCAGGATGAAGTTGCTCAAAAAATTGGCAAGGAGCGGAGTACAATTACAAATATCATCCGCCTGTTAAAACTGCCTTCATTAATCCAGGATAGTGTTCGTAAAAGTGAAATAAGTATGGGGCATGCACGCAGCTTGCTGGCCATTACAAATGAAAAAAATCAAAAGTCAGTCTGGAAACAAATTGTAAAAGACGGCCTTTCTGTACGCAAAGTAGAAAGCCTTGTTAAAGAAGCAAACGAAAAATCTAAAACAAAGCCTAAAAAGAAAGAAGCACCTCGTCGTAGCATATTTCTGCAGAAAGTTGAAGATAATTTGCGTGATTCTTTGGGAACAAAAGTAAATATTCGTCCTAAAAAGGAAGGCGGCACTATTGAGGTTGACTTTTATTCTCCGGAAGACCTGAGTCGCTTGGTGGAATTATTTGATCAAATCCAGGATAAGTAGTTTAGAAAATGTCACGTTCAAAAAGAAAAATCAAAACATATTCATTCCTCATAATCCCCGATAGCAAAGACAATCCTAAAAATTTCACATTAAGTGCTTTTGCTGTACGATCATTATTAATATCAGCAGTTGTAGTTTTGGTATTGATTGTTTTAGGTGCCGCAAGCTATTGGAGTGTGGCGAACATTGCCTTGGATTATGTAAGACTTAAAGAAGAAAATTTTGAGTTGCGTACAAGTTTGCAAAGTGTTGAGGGTATGCAGAGCGACCTTTCAAAAATGCGTAAAATGAATGATGATATCCGCAACACACTAACCGGCTATGTCCAAATCGAAAAAGTTTCTGCTGAAGACGACACGTCGCTGACAGACTTGGATTTTGACAACCTAAAGCCGGAAAAAAAGCGGACAATTTTTAATTTTATCCCTTCTATAATGCCGGTTAATGGTTTTATAACGCGTGGTTATCAAGTTAAAGATTTAGTCGTCGATCCGCATTATGGGCTTGATATTGCAGCTTCAAAAGGGACAGCCATTAAAGCGACAGCCGATGGCACAGTTATCTTTTCCGGATGGACATTAAAGTCTGGATATATTTTAATAATTAAACACAAGTATGGATATACATCTTTGTACAAACATAATCAACGAAACCTGGTCTCAATTCTGGAAAAGGTGACCAAAGGGCAGGTAATCGCTCTTGTTGGTGATACAGGAGAGATCAGCAGTGGGGCGCATGTTCATTTTGAAGTATGGAACAACGACCAGCCGATTGATCCGATGATGTATGTAAGCGCATTAGAACGTAATAAAAATTGAAAGGAATTTTCAGTGGCATTAAAAAATAACTCAGGGGCCCAATCTGCAGAATTAAATTTTATTGGAAAAGGGACTCATATCGAAGGCAATATAAAAACAGAAAGCAGTATTCATGTAGCCGGTACGATAAAGGGTAAATTAATTTGTAAACATACCGTTACAGTTAGTGAAAACGGCCAGGTTGAAGGTGATATAGAAGCGGTGAATGCGGTAATTGGTGGCCGGGTAAAAGGAAAAGTAAACGTAAATGAGAAAATTGTTCTGGAACCTAAATCAAGCCTTGTTGGTGAATTAAAGGCAAAAAAACTAATTATTGATGAAGGTGCGGTTTTTGATGGAACAGCTGACATGGGAATTACAAACTCTTCCATACCAAAAAATACAATTTCTCAAGTAGAAAAAGGCAACGTGTAGTTTGGTGTCTTTTGTAAAAAAGAAGAAAGATAACCAAAAAGAAATTAATTCGGCTTACTCCAAAGCGGGCCCTTATTTAAATATTACTTATTTTTTTATAAGTGCAATGATCATATTTGGATTTGTTGGTTATAAAATAGATCAGGCTTATGGTTTCAATTTTTTATTTCTATTGATTGGATTGTTTGTCGGGTTATCTTTGGGTTTTTATAAGCTATACATCGTTATCACACATATAGAAAAAGATCCTGATTGATGTTAAAAGAGTTATTTAAATATATTTCAGGAATTTTAGTGATTTATACTGGTGTCGTAATATTAATCTATTTTAATAGTAAAATAGAAACGGCCGAAATTTTAGGATTTGTACTTGCAGGGGTACTTTGCACAATAAATGTGTTCATTACCCTTTTTTTTATTAAAAAAATTCTAAAGAAACCGGACATTGAGTTCGTAAAGGGATATATCAGGTCAACACTAATTAGATTATTTTTTTTGCTCGCAATTTTTTTCACAATTGTGATGAAAATGCCTGTAAATCATTTTGTTTTTAGCGTTGCCTTCTTTATATTATATTTTCTATTTCAAACAGTAGAAATATACATTTTACATACTTTTAAACAGTCAGGCTAAATTTAAAAATGACCGAAGTTACAACAACAAGCGCCGTCTCAGATTCTGTTGCAACAGTTCCTAAAGCTGCTGAATCGGGAAATATAGGCCAGTGGATCATTGACCATATTTCTAATAGTACGGAATGGCACTTACCTTTTGGGATACATATTCATTTGCCGCAATTTGAGCCAGTTCAAATTGGTGGAGTTTCACTGGATTTTTCTATTACAAACCATGTTGTAATGATTTGGATTGCAGCGATAATTCTGCTGATTATGTTCCGGTCAGTAAAACGGGACAAACAAGTTCAGTCCGGATTTGGAATGTTTTTGGAAATGATCGTTGTTTTTGTACGCGACGAAATTGCAATTTCCAACATGGGTGAAAAACATGGTAAAAAATTCACACCACTATTAGTAACCTTTTTTATGTTTATCTGGGTTGCCAACCTGATGGGATTAATTCCGCTTTTTTCAACATCTACAGCTAATATCAGTGTAACAGCTTCTCTGGCATTGGTAACATTTTTATCAACTCAAATTTTTGGTGTAAAAGAAAACGGGTTAATCGGATATTATAAAGGACTTGTTCCTCATGGTGTTCCTGGTTATTTGTGGCCGTTAATGTTTGTTGTAGAGTTGGTCGGTTTAATTGCAAAACATGTTGCCTTGATGATTCGTCTGTTTGCAAATATGACTGCCGGGCACATTGTATTGTTTGCATTAATTGGTTTGGTGGTTGTATTTAAAACATTATTTGCTTCACCAATATCAATTGCTTTTGGATTGTTTGTTTTCTTTTTGGAATTATTAGTAGCAACAATTCAGGCATATATTTTTACACTTCTTTCGGCATTGTTTATTGGAATGAGTGTAAATCCGGATCATTAAAACGAAATTTAAAGTTAAAAATAAAAATATAAAATACACTTACATATAATATTTTAGGAGGAGTTTAAAAATGGGTGAATGGTCATTAGCATTAGCATATTTAGCAGCTGGCCTTGGCGCAGGTTTAACTACAATTGGCGCTGGTATGGGTATCGGAAGATTAGCCGCATCAGCAATGGACGGAACAGCACGTCAGCCGGAAGCTGGAAACGCCATTCGTATTACAATGATTATTGCTGCGGCGATGATTGAGGGTGTTGCACTTTTTGGTATTGTAATTGCGTTCTTTTTGGTTAACAAAGGTTAGGAAACTTAAAAATGCTAGAACTAAATCCTGGGATGATGATCTGGGTATGGGTTACATTTTTCATACTACTGGTCATTTTATATAAAACAGCCCTGAAGCCATTGTTAAGCTCTCTTACCGAAAGGGAAGAGGGGATTCGCAATGATATTGATGAGGCAAAAAAGCAGCGTGAAGAAGCCGAAGAACTATTAAGTAAGCATAAAAAAATGATAGCAGAAGCTGATGCACAAGCACAGTCGGTCTTAAGAGAAGCACAAGATATTGCACAAAAGACCCGTTCTGAGATTTTGGATAAAGCACGTGAAGATGCTACAAAAGAAGTAGAAAAGGCTAAACAGGAGATTGAGAAGCAACGTGATGATGCTATCAAATCCCTTAAAGCTGAAGTTGTAGATTTGGCAATTGGTGCAGCTGAGAAAATATTAACCCAGGCTATAGATAAAGAAACGAACAAAAAAGTGGTTGATGATTATATCTCTTCTATGCCAAAATCGTTAAAGAAT includes:
- a CDS encoding ParB/RepB/Spo0J family partition protein, which produces MKKTNRLGRGLNALIPDTKSAPISEDATLLEIEVLLIRPNPYQPRLEFDPVALQELKSSIEENGVIQPITVRRVDDHYELISGERRLRAVTEIGLDKVPCYIRQIETKEEMLELAIIENVQRERLNPIEQAQAYQRLIDECKLTQDEVAQKIGKERSTITNIIRLLKLPSLIQDSVRKSEISMGHARSLLAITNEKNQKSVWKQIVKDGLSVRKVESLVKEANEKSKTKPKKKEAPRRSIFLQKVEDNLRDSLGTKVNIRPKKEGGTIEVDFYSPEDLSRLVELFDQIQDK
- a CDS encoding M23 family metallopeptidase — encoded protein: MSRSKRKIKTYSFLIIPDSKDNPKNFTLSAFAVRSLLISAVVVLVLIVLGAASYWSVANIALDYVRLKEENFELRTSLQSVEGMQSDLSKMRKMNDDIRNTLTGYVQIEKVSAEDDTSLTDLDFDNLKPEKKRTIFNFIPSIMPVNGFITRGYQVKDLVVDPHYGLDIAASKGTAIKATADGTVIFSGWTLKSGYILIIKHKYGYTSLYKHNQRNLVSILEKVTKGQVIALVGDTGEISSGAHVHFEVWNNDQPIDPMMYVSALERNKN
- a CDS encoding polymer-forming cytoskeletal protein, yielding MALKNNSGAQSAELNFIGKGTHIEGNIKTESSIHVAGTIKGKLICKHTVTVSENGQVEGDIEAVNAVIGGRVKGKVNVNEKIVLEPKSSLVGELKAKKLIIDEGAVFDGTADMGITNSSIPKNTISQVEKGNV
- a CDS encoding AtpZ/AtpI family protein, which gives rise to MSFVKKKKDNQKEINSAYSKAGPYLNITYFFISAMIIFGFVGYKIDQAYGFNFLFLLIGLFVGLSLGFYKLYIVITHIEKDPD
- the atpB gene encoding F0F1 ATP synthase subunit A → MTEVTTTSAVSDSVATVPKAAESGNIGQWIIDHISNSTEWHLPFGIHIHLPQFEPVQIGGVSLDFSITNHVVMIWIAAIILLIMFRSVKRDKQVQSGFGMFLEMIVVFVRDEIAISNMGEKHGKKFTPLLVTFFMFIWVANLMGLIPLFSTSTANISVTASLALVTFLSTQIFGVKENGLIGYYKGLVPHGVPGYLWPLMFVVELVGLIAKHVALMIRLFANMTAGHIVLFALIGLVVVFKTLFASPISIAFGLFVFFLELLVATIQAYIFTLLSALFIGMSVNPDH
- the atpE gene encoding ATP synthase F0 subunit C; this encodes MGEWSLALAYLAAGLGAGLTTIGAGMGIGRLAASAMDGTARQPEAGNAIRITMIIAAAMIEGVALFGIVIAFFLVNKG
- the atpF gene encoding F0F1 ATP synthase subunit B, which produces MLELNPGMMIWVWVTFFILLVILYKTALKPLLSSLTEREEGIRNDIDEAKKQREEAEELLSKHKKMIAEADAQAQSVLREAQDIAQKTRSEILDKAREDATKEVEKAKQEIEKQRDDAIKSLKAEVVDLAIGAAEKILTQAIDKETNKKVVDDYISSMPKSLKN